In Falsibacillus albus, a single window of DNA contains:
- a CDS encoding helix-turn-helix transcriptional regulator — protein sequence MVRKIELNKRQEQILQIVKDNGPITGEQIAERLSLTRATLRPDLAILTMAGYLDARPRVGYFYTGKSGTQLLTENLKKIAVKDYQSIPVVVNENVSVYDAVVTMFLEDVGTLFVVDSGSLLVGVLSRKDLLRASIGKQELTSIPVNIIMTRMPNITMCMKDDLLIDVAKKLIEKQIDALPIVKETEKGFEVQGRITKTNVTKAFVALADEDL from the coding sequence GTGGTGAGGAAAATAGAACTGAACAAAAGGCAAGAACAAATATTGCAGATTGTGAAGGATAACGGCCCAATCACTGGCGAGCAGATTGCTGAAAGGCTCAGCTTGACGAGAGCCACCCTTAGGCCAGATCTGGCTATATTGACGATGGCGGGTTATCTCGATGCCCGCCCCCGCGTCGGATATTTCTATACCGGGAAATCGGGCACACAACTACTAACAGAGAATTTGAAGAAAATAGCGGTGAAAGACTACCAATCAATCCCGGTTGTCGTCAATGAAAATGTATCTGTCTACGATGCGGTCGTTACCATGTTTCTTGAGGATGTTGGGACCCTTTTTGTGGTGGATTCAGGTTCATTGCTTGTCGGGGTATTATCAAGAAAAGACCTTCTCAGGGCGAGCATCGGCAAACAAGAACTTACATCCATTCCTGTGAATATTATTATGACAAGGATGCCGAATATTACGATGTGCATGAAAGATGATCTGCTGATTGATGTGGCTAAGAAATTAATTGAAAAACAAATCGATGCGCTTCCTATAGTTAAAGAAACGGAAAAAGGTTTTGAAGTGCAGGGGAGAATTACCAAAACCAATGTGACAAAAGCCTTTGTTGCATTGGCTGACGAAGATTTATAG
- a CDS encoding pyruvate, water dikinase regulatory protein, which yields MTEPIIYVVSDSVGETAELVTKAAISQFNGSSAIIKRIPYIEDFSNVDEVISLAKINHGMIAFTLVKPEIREYMKEQAAKENLYAIDIIGPLMDRFQELYGKKPLNEPGLVRKLDDDYFKKVEAIEFAVKYDDGRDPRGILRADIILVGVSRTSKTPLSQYLAHKRLKVANVPLVPEVDPPEELFQVSPDKCIGLKISPEKLNDIRRERLISLGLNDQASYANINRIKEELIYFDKISKKIGCHIIDVTNKAVEETANIIINHIQQNK from the coding sequence ATGACTGAACCTATCATCTACGTAGTATCAGATTCGGTTGGTGAGACAGCAGAGCTTGTCACCAAAGCGGCAATCAGTCAATTTAACGGTTCAAGTGCAATAATAAAGAGAATCCCGTACATTGAAGATTTTTCAAATGTCGATGAAGTGATATCATTGGCGAAAATAAATCATGGAATGATTGCATTCACATTAGTGAAGCCTGAAATCAGGGAGTACATGAAAGAACAGGCGGCAAAAGAAAACTTGTATGCCATCGATATCATCGGTCCTTTAATGGATCGCTTCCAAGAGCTTTATGGTAAAAAACCGCTTAATGAACCAGGGCTGGTAAGGAAACTGGACGATGACTATTTTAAGAAGGTCGAAGCTATCGAATTTGCAGTCAAATACGATGATGGCCGCGACCCTAGAGGGATCTTGAGGGCGGACATTATTCTGGTCGGTGTATCAAGGACCTCAAAAACTCCTTTATCCCAATATTTAGCTCATAAAAGGTTGAAAGTAGCCAATGTCCCTTTAGTACCCGAAGTAGATCCCCCGGAAGAGCTTTTCCAAGTGTCGCCGGATAAGTGCATAGGACTGAAAATAAGCCCGGAAAAGTTGAATGATATCCGCCGGGAGAGGCTAATATCACTCGGCCTGAATGATCAGGCAAGCTATGCGAATATTAACCGTATTAAAGAAGAACTTATTTATTTCGATAAAATATCCAAAAAGATCGGGTGCCATATAATAGATGTCACCAACAAAGCGGTGGAAGAGACGGCAAATATCATTATCAACCATATTCAACAAAATAAATAA
- a CDS encoding YaiI/YqxD family protein, with product MIYVDADACPVKAEIVEIARKYQFNTVFVASIAHKMNEPVLGEWVYVDADKESADLYIINHIQKMNVVITQDIGLAGLLLPKDVYVLSPRGIEFKEDTIEIALNYRYAAAKARRQGKYGKGPKPFLPEDRLRFSTMLTNILSKIAGDFGLLSKD from the coding sequence ATGATTTATGTCGATGCAGATGCATGTCCTGTTAAGGCGGAAATCGTAGAAATTGCCAGAAAATATCAATTTAATACAGTTTTTGTCGCCTCCATAGCTCATAAGATGAATGAGCCAGTATTGGGGGAGTGGGTTTATGTCGATGCAGATAAGGAATCCGCAGACCTCTATATCATCAATCACATTCAAAAGATGAATGTGGTCATCACACAGGATATAGGGCTGGCAGGCCTGCTGCTGCCGAAAGATGTTTATGTTCTTTCGCCCAGGGGAATCGAATTTAAAGAAGATACCATTGAAATAGCGTTAAACTATCGGTATGCAGCTGCGAAGGCAAGAAGACAAGGGAAATATGGCAAAGGGCCTAAACCTTTTCTGCCGGAGGATCGACTTAGGTTCAGCACTATGCTGACTAACATTTTGTCGAAAATAGCAGGAGATTTTGGTTTGTTATCGAAAGACTAG
- the dnaG gene encoding DNA primase: MTGRIPEETINQIRQSIDIVDVISDYVQLKKQGRNYFGLCPFHGENTPSFSVAPDKQIYHCFGCGAGGNAFSFLMDIEGISFQESIKVAAEKAGIDVNIGVESGVANPNIPPELRRIMEAHDLLRKFYHHLLLNTKEGQEALEYLLERGFTREEIEKFQIGWSLPSWDFAVKFLQKRGFDLPLMEKAGLIIQRDSDDQYFDRFRNRIMFPLFDHKGNTIAFSGRAFGKDEPKYLNSPETPAFNKSKILYNFHLARPAIKKQQKAVLLEGFADVIAANRAGVPNGIATMGTSLTDYHIQTLKRLTDSVAICYDSDSAGIEAAFRAAKMLEQNGIHIEIAQMPEQLDPDDYILKYGGEKFRTEVLGACKTFMAFKMYYFRRGKNLSNEGERLQYIEVILSEISHLDKAVERDHYLRQLADEFSLSLDALKQQQQEIYFSDKKGGKKEMQPERQIKPFVLQTEKKLLPAHIAAEKRLIAHMLKDIDTAYKIKELLGNLELNVDEHQAIITYLLGYYEDGNQPDASQFISFLSDGRLRNIVTEIEMMSINDEVSSQELEDYIKQVFKHQKMLKIKEKIIEGKEAERQNDHKRAAMIAMEIIQLRKSL; this comes from the coding sequence GTGACAGGAAGAATTCCTGAAGAAACGATAAATCAAATAAGACAATCCATTGATATTGTGGACGTCATCAGTGATTATGTTCAGCTTAAAAAACAAGGAAGAAATTATTTTGGCCTTTGCCCTTTTCACGGTGAAAACACTCCATCCTTTTCTGTGGCGCCTGATAAACAAATATATCACTGTTTCGGATGTGGAGCAGGTGGGAATGCCTTTTCTTTCTTAATGGATATCGAAGGGATCTCCTTTCAAGAATCCATTAAGGTTGCAGCGGAAAAAGCCGGTATCGATGTCAATATTGGCGTAGAATCAGGAGTGGCAAATCCCAATATCCCTCCAGAACTTCGAAGAATCATGGAGGCCCACGACTTATTACGTAAATTTTACCATCATTTACTCTTAAATACAAAAGAAGGCCAAGAAGCCTTGGAGTACTTGCTTGAAAGAGGGTTTACCAGGGAGGAAATCGAAAAGTTCCAAATTGGCTGGTCATTGCCAAGCTGGGATTTCGCAGTGAAGTTTCTTCAAAAAAGGGGTTTCGATCTCCCTTTGATGGAAAAAGCGGGGCTGATTATCCAGAGGGATTCAGATGATCAGTATTTTGACCGCTTCAGAAACCGTATCATGTTTCCTTTATTTGACCATAAAGGAAATACGATCGCTTTTTCTGGCAGAGCTTTTGGGAAGGATGAGCCCAAGTATTTGAACAGCCCAGAAACGCCTGCCTTTAACAAAAGTAAAATTCTTTACAATTTCCACCTGGCACGGCCAGCGATCAAAAAACAGCAAAAAGCCGTCTTATTAGAAGGGTTTGCAGATGTCATTGCCGCAAATCGGGCTGGTGTCCCCAATGGCATTGCCACAATGGGAACTTCGTTGACTGATTATCATATTCAAACCTTGAAAAGATTGACGGATTCGGTTGCAATCTGCTACGACTCTGATTCTGCTGGCATAGAAGCTGCGTTTAGAGCAGCAAAAATGCTTGAGCAGAACGGAATTCACATAGAAATTGCACAAATGCCTGAACAGCTTGATCCCGATGACTACATTCTGAAATACGGTGGGGAGAAGTTCCGTACAGAAGTATTAGGGGCATGCAAGACGTTTATGGCCTTTAAAATGTACTATTTCCGAAGAGGAAAAAATCTTTCAAATGAAGGAGAACGGCTGCAGTATATCGAAGTGATACTTAGTGAAATATCTCACTTGGATAAAGCAGTAGAGAGAGATCATTATCTCAGACAGCTTGCAGATGAATTTTCTTTATCATTGGATGCCTTAAAGCAGCAGCAGCAGGAAATTTATTTTTCAGATAAAAAGGGTGGGAAGAAGGAGATGCAGCCGGAAAGGCAAATAAAGCCTTTTGTCCTTCAAACCGAAAAGAAATTGCTGCCTGCCCATATTGCAGCTGAAAAAAGGCTCATTGCCCATATGTTGAAGGATATTGATACTGCATATAAAATAAAAGAGCTGCTCGGAAATTTAGAATTGAATGTTGATGAACATCAGGCTATTATCACATATTTATTAGGATACTACGAGGATGGCAATCAACCCGATGCCAGCCAATTCATTTCTTTTTTATCTGATGGCAGGCTGCGAAACATCGTAACTGAAATTGAAATGATGTCCATCAATGATGAGGTCAGCAGCCAAGAATTGGAAGATTATATAAAACAAGTGTTCAAACATCAAAAGATGTTGAAAATAAAAGAAAAGATAATTGAAGGAAAAGAAGCAGAGCGACAAAATGACCATAAAAGGGCTGCAATGATCGCTATGGAAATCATTCAGCTTCGCAAGTCTTTATAG
- the rpoD gene encoding RNA polymerase sigma factor RpoD, which translates to MAEKSARSKEVDSELTLDQVKEKLMELGKKRGFLTYDEIAEKMANFELESDQMDEFYETLSDQGVELHGENGDDDEDVEISKSADDEEEFDLNDLSVPPGVKINDPVRMYLKEIGRVDLLSAEDEISLAKRIEDGDEEAKRRLAEANLRLVVSIAKRYVGRGMLFLDLIQEGNMGLIKAVEKFDYRKGYKFSTYATWWIRQAITRAIADQARTIRIPVHMVETINKLIRVQRQLLQDLGREPSPEEIGEEMDLTPEKVREILKIAQEPVSLETPIGEEDDSHLGDFIEDQDATSPSEHAAYELLKEQLEDVLDTLTDREENVLRLRFGLDDGRTRTLEEVGKVFGVTRERIRQIEAKALRKLRHPSRSKRLKDFLE; encoded by the coding sequence ATGGCTGAAAAATCAGCACGTTCCAAAGAAGTGGATTCTGAACTAACTTTAGATCAAGTGAAAGAAAAATTGATGGAACTTGGGAAAAAACGCGGATTTTTAACATATGATGAAATTGCTGAGAAAATGGCTAATTTTGAATTGGAATCAGATCAAATGGATGAGTTTTACGAAACTTTGAGTGATCAAGGCGTTGAACTCCATGGTGAAAATGGTGATGATGACGAGGATGTTGAAATCAGCAAGAGTGCGGATGATGAAGAAGAATTTGATTTAAATGATCTAAGTGTCCCCCCAGGCGTAAAAATCAATGATCCAGTTCGCATGTATTTAAAAGAAATTGGCCGGGTCGATTTACTTTCAGCAGAAGATGAGATTTCTTTGGCAAAAAGAATCGAGGATGGCGACGAGGAAGCAAAAAGAAGATTGGCGGAAGCGAACCTTCGACTTGTTGTCAGCATTGCCAAACGATATGTTGGCCGTGGTATGCTTTTCTTGGATCTCATTCAGGAAGGTAATATGGGATTGATCAAAGCGGTAGAGAAATTCGATTATCGTAAAGGATACAAATTCAGTACGTATGCCACATGGTGGATCCGTCAGGCAATTACTCGCGCTATAGCTGATCAGGCAAGAACCATTCGTATCCCAGTTCATATGGTAGAAACAATTAACAAACTGATCAGGGTACAGCGTCAATTGCTTCAAGATTTAGGCAGGGAGCCATCACCGGAAGAAATCGGTGAAGAAATGGATTTGACGCCTGAAAAAGTACGTGAAATCCTTAAAATCGCTCAAGAGCCTGTCTCTCTCGAAACACCGATTGGTGAGGAAGATGACTCCCATCTAGGTGATTTCATTGAAGATCAAGATGCTACATCTCCATCTGAGCATGCGGCATACGAACTTCTGAAAGAACAGCTTGAAGATGTCTTGGATACTTTAACGGACCGTGAAGAAAATGTGCTGCGTCTTCGATTTGGACTGGATGATGGCAGAACGCGCACATTGGAAGAAGTGGGCAAAGTGTTCGGTGTCACCCGTGAACGAATCAGGCAGATCGAAGCAAAAGCGCTTAGAAAGCTTCGTCATCCGAGCCGTAGTAAACGTTTGAAAGATTTTCTTGAATAG